AACATGCATGACCAGTGGGTACCGTGCATATCCAGCATGCACGAGCAGCGTGGAAGGTGTGCAAGCAGCGCGTGACACTTAACCAGCACGTGGCAACACCTTACCAACGTGTGACAAGCATAGGTGGTGCGCGTGACCAGCATGTGACACGTACAACCCGCTCATAACACGCACAACCGGCATCCGACGGTGCCAGCACAGCGGACAACCCGTCACGTTGTACTAAAACACCCCGGCACCATcagtgccccacagccagctgaATTTCAGCAGGGAAATcctgcagcaggagggaaaaccaagcaaaaaaaaaaaaaaaaggtgaaaacagGCAAATTAGGGGCTGCCGACAGCACGGAAAGACGGGTGAAAAGGGCTCCCGGGCCAGCCGGGCTGCCACCACCCTGCGAGGTCCCTTCCAGGCACCAGCAAGCACAAAACACGGCTGGTTTCACACCGCGTCCTTTATCCCCACTGGAAGAGGCACCGACGGCACCAGGCTCAACATCAAACTGAAGGGGTGGGCTCCCATTTTGGGGCCAATTTTGCCCCGTTTGGGACCGGGGCAGGCTGAGCCACCCTCGtctcctctgcctctcttctTTGGTTTCGCGCCTTAAAAGTCCCGAGTCACTCCGGGTTCAGCCAGGCGCCGGCTTCTTCCACGGCCCTCGGCACGACGAGGAAAACCTCGCAgaggccttgggagaggaaATCGCGCAGGAAAGCCCTGCcggaaggagaggagagaggctGGAGGCTGCCCACGACAGCACCCCGCTGCCTCGCTGCTCGGCTCGTACCTGAGCTCGCTGTCGCCACCGATACGAGCGGGCGCCTTGAGCTTGGAGTCGAGGTTGTAGTAAGTGCCGCGGAGCTGCCGCACGGCCAGCCAGTGCTTACGGCGCACGGGCAGCGACACGAAACCCAGCGAGACGTTCGAGGGCACGTTGAGGATAAAGCCCAGGATCTGCTCCAGAGCCAGCTGCTCCAGTGACCTGCCCAGGATCCAAGAGAGATTCACAGGGATTAAcggagggaggaaaaagaag
This genomic window from Rhea pennata isolate bPtePen1 chromosome 21, bPtePen1.pri, whole genome shotgun sequence contains:
- the JOSD2 gene encoding josephin-2 is translated as MSEPGSEAVEGLYHERQRLELCAVHALNNVLQRPCFTQEAADDICKRLAPEARLNPHRSVLGTGNYDVNVIMAALQSLELAAVWWDKRRSLEQLALEQILGFILNVPSNVSLGFVSLPVRRKHWLAVRQLRGTYYNLDSKLKAPARIGGDSELRAFLRDFLSQGLCEVFLVVPRAVEEAGAWLNPE